In the genome of Shewanella glacialimarina, one region contains:
- a CDS encoding LacI family DNA-binding transcriptional regulator: MKVTINDVAKYAGVSIKTVSRVTNKEPSVKQTTIDKVNQAISALNYQPNVAARNLASTSSYVICFIYDNPNAYYIIDMQNGILSACKDRGFELLIHPCNAKSPTICEELTTMVKHSRLAGLVLTPPMSEDPNILAALDKINANYVRIIAGEQINDHKGLTVLVNDKHGAVEITQHLINLGHQHIGFLSGDHQHASTKERLHGFKQAIESNDLTVNEDWVLDGRYSFESGVEGANKLIAMKNRPSAIVACNDEIAAGALFAARLAGLDIPKDLSIVGFEDSPFSRQTWPKLTTVHQPNIEIAQIATQLLIDKRKDQGKETFKVFTPTPVIRDSASSPQ, encoded by the coding sequence ATGAAAGTAACCATTAATGACGTGGCTAAATATGCAGGCGTCTCAATAAAAACAGTATCAAGGGTCACCAACAAGGAACCTTCGGTAAAGCAAACGACTATAGATAAAGTCAACCAAGCTATTAGTGCATTAAATTATCAACCTAATGTTGCGGCTAGAAATTTAGCCAGTACAAGTTCATATGTCATTTGTTTCATTTATGACAACCCAAATGCTTATTATATTATTGATATGCAAAACGGCATTTTATCTGCTTGCAAAGATAGGGGCTTCGAATTGCTCATTCATCCTTGTAATGCAAAATCGCCAACAATTTGTGAAGAACTCACCACTATGGTCAAACATTCTCGACTAGCTGGGTTAGTGTTAACTCCGCCTATGTCAGAAGACCCTAATATCTTGGCTGCACTAGATAAAATTAATGCCAATTACGTCAGAATTATCGCAGGTGAGCAGATAAATGATCATAAAGGCTTAACCGTTTTAGTTAACGACAAACACGGAGCCGTTGAAATAACGCAACATTTGATAAACCTTGGGCATCAGCATATTGGTTTTTTAAGTGGTGATCATCAACATGCATCAACCAAAGAGCGATTACATGGCTTCAAGCAAGCCATAGAAAGTAATGATTTAACCGTCAACGAAGACTGGGTATTAGACGGAAGATACTCTTTTGAATCGGGTGTTGAAGGGGCAAATAAATTAATTGCGATGAAAAATAGACCCTCTGCAATTGTTGCCTGTAATGATGAAATAGCCGCTGGTGCACTGTTTGCTGCACGACTAGCGGGGTTGGATATACCAAAAGATTTATCCATTGTAGGCTTCGAAGATAGCCCTTTCTCGCGTCAAACCTGGCCAAAACTGACGACTGTTCATCAACCCAATATTGAGATAGCACAAATTGCGACTCAATTATTAATTGATAAACGAAAAGATCAAGGCAAAGAAACCTTTAAGGTGTTTACCCCTACACCTGTGATCCGCGACT
- a CDS encoding SapC family protein: MSNQITLIDHTKHGDLKIIPSDFSHVADQHIVPVTLHEIARAATEYPIVFVKNTDTGEFQSVAMLGLKPGQNLSVKDGKWLGLYIPAVVRDYPLGLILNPDVKDKVWIGIREEAKDVSKTEGQALFEGEQETPFLESRKKALIKHFEEDQSTRSILGLLAEKELLVSQTLTVDVAGEKRNINGLYLIDEQKLNQLSDEDFLDLKKRGLLGPIFGHLGSLNQVNRLARMEVLGR; encoded by the coding sequence ATGTCTAACCAAATTACTCTAATTGATCATACTAAGCACGGTGATCTAAAAATCATTCCTAGTGATTTTTCTCACGTTGCAGACCAGCATATTGTACCTGTTACATTACACGAGATTGCCAGAGCAGCAACTGAGTATCCAATCGTATTTGTTAAGAACACTGATACCGGTGAGTTTCAATCTGTTGCTATGTTAGGCTTGAAGCCAGGTCAAAACTTAAGTGTTAAAGACGGTAAGTGGCTAGGCTTATATATCCCTGCAGTGGTTCGTGACTATCCATTAGGTTTAATATTAAACCCTGACGTTAAAGATAAAGTTTGGATAGGAATTCGTGAAGAAGCGAAGGACGTGAGTAAAACCGAAGGACAAGCGTTATTTGAAGGTGAGCAAGAAACCCCATTTTTAGAGTCTCGCAAAAAAGCGCTCATTAAACATTTTGAAGAGGATCAGTCTACTCGCAGTATTCTGGGGCTCTTAGCTGAAAAAGAACTGCTTGTTAGCCAAACACTTACAGTTGATGTTGCAGGTGAAAAACGTAACATTAACGGTCTATATTTGATTGATGAGCAGAAGCTAAATCAACTTTCGGACGAAGACTTTTTAGATCTTAAAAAGCGTGGGTTATTAGGTCCAATTTTTGGTCATTTAGGATCGTTAAACCAAGTTAACCGTTTAGCGCGTATGGAAGTATTAGGGCGTTAA
- a CDS encoding TonB-dependent receptor, whose amino-acid sequence MRPSTFKKNVLATNIAILLGSVVSVGAYAADEAVADDNIEKIEVRGMRASMKASVNEKRFSNSVVDAVTAEDIGKFPDGDVGESLGRIPGVAVNRQFGQGQQVSIRGASSQLTSTLLNGHSVASTGWFDQQAIDRSFNYSLLPPQMVSGIEVYKSSQADLPEGGIGGTVIVKTRKPLDLDANTAFISAKGDYGTISEETDPELSGLYSWKNEDENFGFLISGAGANTQYQRNGIETLLGWGEIVPSTFQQDRERTALNVAAQYRASDALEFGLTYTGLSLQANNANTSIFLFPTQQGESTCNQTNAAGVCTDITHSGVGGFAWNQAWAREAEMNSDTIDFDFTYNNDNFKLEGRVGNTSADGGTSLTSNYGGSIGQPGDFAGHYDATGDIINIDIAKKDFAASDYNGQLSGAGWALKKQPNTDEETYAQFDITVPTDLGAISSIKTGLRYADHDVTQETDAAIVGDIAMRDASYYYDGTMSSGAGFTLPRPNFDNMINDAKAAIDGFTRDKSGYGTLNEKNLSLYAMANFESEGIRGNFGLRYISTDVESDYYDLSSTGQFADALSTDSSSYSDVLPSINVAFDLAPDLILRTSASQVISRPNYAELFATSTLPGLNDGTPGNEKLNRGAVSLDPFKASQADLSLEWYFSDSGLAAATYFIKDVNSFISTRQKLNQQIGINDNDLIGQGESSCGVGVYDCWTVSEKYNATGGRIEGLELQLQDSYDSGLGYSVNYTYADAGSPAENYPDQVGVFSDSSKHTVNLVGYYEMDAFSARLAYNWRSEYMMRELPGFYGNRQHQDYGTLDLSTTYSVTEWMDVTFEAVNLTEEDSIQTGVAPLDAEVIPEFKADYPVWSFEGEARYKVGVAFRF is encoded by the coding sequence ATGCGACCATCTACCTTTAAAAAAAATGTACTAGCGACTAACATCGCAATCCTACTTGGCAGTGTTGTATCTGTAGGCGCTTATGCTGCAGACGAAGCTGTTGCTGATGACAACATTGAGAAAATTGAAGTACGTGGTATGCGTGCATCGATGAAAGCTTCTGTTAATGAGAAGCGATTTTCAAACTCTGTGGTTGACGCTGTGACTGCAGAAGATATCGGTAAATTCCCTGACGGTGACGTTGGTGAATCATTAGGCCGGATCCCAGGCGTTGCGGTAAACCGTCAGTTTGGTCAAGGCCAGCAGGTTTCAATCCGTGGTGCATCAAGTCAATTGACTAGCACACTACTAAATGGTCACTCAGTTGCTTCAACAGGCTGGTTTGATCAACAAGCGATTGACCGTAGCTTTAACTATTCTTTATTACCACCACAAATGGTGAGTGGTATTGAAGTGTATAAGTCTTCACAAGCTGATTTACCAGAAGGTGGTATCGGCGGTACAGTTATCGTTAAAACACGTAAGCCGTTAGACTTAGATGCAAATACTGCATTTATTAGTGCTAAAGGCGATTACGGTACTATTTCAGAAGAAACTGACCCTGAATTATCTGGCTTATATAGCTGGAAAAATGAAGATGAAAACTTTGGTTTCTTAATTTCTGGTGCCGGTGCTAATACACAGTATCAACGTAACGGTATTGAAACACTATTAGGTTGGGGGGAGATTGTTCCTTCAACATTCCAACAAGACCGTGAACGTACAGCATTGAACGTTGCAGCTCAATATAGAGCAAGCGATGCATTAGAGTTTGGTTTAACCTATACAGGTTTAAGCTTACAAGCAAACAATGCTAACACCTCAATTTTCTTATTCCCAACTCAACAGGGTGAAAGCACCTGTAACCAAACAAATGCAGCCGGTGTATGTACAGACATCACTCATTCAGGTGTTGGTGGTTTTGCTTGGAACCAAGCTTGGGCTCGTGAAGCTGAAATGAATTCAGATACTATTGATTTCGATTTCACTTATAACAACGATAACTTCAAACTTGAAGGTCGCGTAGGTAATACTTCGGCTGACGGTGGTACTAGCTTAACGTCTAACTATGGTGGCTCTATTGGTCAGCCTGGCGACTTCGCAGGTCACTATGATGCAACTGGCGATATTATTAATATCGATATTGCTAAGAAAGATTTTGCTGCAAGTGATTATAATGGCCAATTATCTGGTGCGGGTTGGGCGTTAAAGAAACAACCTAACACAGATGAAGAGACCTATGCACAGTTTGATATCACTGTACCAACTGATTTAGGTGCGATTTCATCGATTAAAACCGGTTTACGCTATGCTGATCATGATGTAACCCAAGAAACTGATGCAGCCATTGTCGGTGATATTGCAATGCGTGATGCATCATACTATTACGATGGTACGATGAGTTCAGGTGCAGGCTTTACTTTGCCTAGACCAAACTTTGATAACATGATTAATGATGCTAAAGCGGCAATTGATGGCTTTACACGTGATAAATCTGGTTATGGTACTCTGAACGAGAAGAACCTTTCTTTATATGCAATGGCTAACTTCGAGTCAGAAGGTATCCGTGGTAACTTTGGTTTACGCTATATTTCTACCGATGTTGAGTCAGATTATTATGATTTGAGCAGCACGGGTCAGTTTGCTGATGCATTGTCGACCGATTCATCAAGCTACAGCGACGTGCTACCAAGCATTAACGTGGCATTTGATTTAGCACCAGACTTAATACTACGTACATCAGCATCACAAGTTATTTCTCGTCCTAACTATGCTGAATTATTTGCTACCTCGACTTTACCTGGCTTAAATGATGGTACTCCTGGTAATGAAAAGCTTAACCGTGGTGCAGTATCATTAGACCCGTTTAAAGCTTCTCAAGCTGATTTAAGCTTAGAGTGGTATTTCAGTGATTCTGGCTTAGCTGCGGCAACTTACTTTATCAAAGATGTTAATTCGTTTATTTCTACTCGTCAGAAGTTGAATCAACAAATTGGTATTAATGACAATGATTTAATTGGCCAAGGCGAAAGCTCATGTGGTGTTGGCGTTTATGACTGCTGGACGGTAAGCGAGAAATACAATGCTACTGGTGGTCGTATTGAAGGTCTTGAATTACAACTACAAGACTCTTATGACAGCGGTTTAGGTTATTCTGTTAACTATACTTATGCAGATGCAGGTTCTCCTGCTGAAAACTATCCTGATCAAGTGGGTGTGTTCTCTGATTCTTCTAAGCACACCGTTAACTTAGTCGGTTATTATGAAATGGATGCATTCTCTGCCCGTTTAGCTTATAACTGGCGCAGCGAGTACATGATGCGCGAACTACCAGGTTTCTATGGTAACCGTCAACATCAAGACTATGGCACACTTGATTTAAGTACAACTTACAGTGTGACAGAGTGGATGGATGTGACTTTTGAAGCAGTTAACTTAACTGAAGAAGACAGTATCCAAACGGGTGTTGCGCCATTAGATGCTGAAGTGATCCCTGAGTTCAAAGCTGATTATCCAGTTTGGAGCTTTGAAGGTGAAGCACGTTATAAAGTGGGTGTTGCGTTCCGTTTCTAA
- a CDS encoding tryptophan halogenase family protein, with product MNIQSIAIIGGGTAGWLAANHLGKALLNRNVSITLIESPDIPTIGVGEGTVPTIRKTLQSFGISETEFIKRCDVTFKQSIKFQNWLDKNCHGNDNFYHHLFDPPSPMGDDLSDFWLQGSNMSYADFVSSQHAVCEANLAPKLITTPEYQAVQGYAYHLNAAKFALLLADNAKQKFAVKHVKANVLETRLGQDGSIDCLILDTCGEQKFDFYIDCSGFESVLLAKALKVPFVDKSQQLFINKAVVVQVPTEPEAIIPPYTKATAHQAGWIWDIALTNRRGIGLVYSNSHLDDEQAEQKLNRYLNGQLDQYSYRTIPMQVGYRKQFWAKNCVGLGLAQGFLEPIEATSIMLTDFAAGYLASRFPTDSSQCESLSVRFNHTMTYAWERVVEFAKMHYCLSDRTDSDFWMDNKDASTIPEALKQKLALWQHYSPLSEDLFSKFEVFNVENYLYVLYGMKYKTKAPQLTPKSAQVAQQHAAQIALRGKQLSEHLPRHRELLQKIHQYGLQKI from the coding sequence ATGAATATTCAATCAATTGCGATTATTGGTGGTGGCACAGCTGGCTGGTTAGCGGCAAATCACCTTGGTAAGGCGTTACTTAATAGGAATGTATCAATTACCTTAATTGAGTCGCCTGATATTCCAACCATTGGCGTAGGTGAGGGAACTGTTCCTACCATACGTAAAACATTACAAAGCTTTGGCATTAGTGAAACTGAATTCATTAAGCGCTGTGATGTAACATTTAAGCAGTCGATCAAATTTCAAAACTGGCTAGATAAAAATTGCCATGGAAATGATAACTTCTACCATCATCTTTTTGATCCACCAAGCCCAATGGGCGATGATTTATCTGATTTTTGGCTTCAAGGCTCAAATATGTCTTATGCAGATTTTGTGTCAAGTCAGCATGCTGTTTGTGAAGCTAATTTAGCACCTAAATTGATCACTACCCCTGAGTATCAGGCGGTACAAGGATATGCATATCATCTAAATGCGGCTAAGTTTGCCCTGTTACTCGCTGACAACGCAAAGCAAAAATTTGCCGTTAAGCATGTTAAAGCTAATGTACTGGAGACTCGTTTAGGTCAAGATGGCAGTATTGATTGCTTAATATTAGATACTTGTGGTGAACAAAAATTCGATTTTTATATAGATTGCAGCGGCTTTGAGTCTGTGTTGTTAGCTAAAGCGTTAAAAGTGCCATTTGTCGATAAGTCACAACAATTGTTTATTAACAAAGCGGTTGTTGTACAAGTGCCGACTGAGCCTGAAGCCATTATTCCACCCTATACCAAAGCGACTGCGCATCAAGCCGGTTGGATTTGGGATATTGCATTAACAAATCGCCGGGGCATTGGTTTAGTGTATTCCAATTCGCATCTTGATGATGAGCAAGCAGAGCAAAAGTTAAATCGTTACCTTAACGGACAGTTAGACCAATATTCTTATCGCACTATTCCAATGCAAGTGGGTTATCGAAAACAATTTTGGGCTAAAAACTGTGTCGGACTTGGGTTAGCTCAAGGCTTTTTAGAACCAATTGAAGCAACTTCGATTATGCTAACCGATTTTGCTGCTGGGTATTTAGCTAGTCGTTTCCCTACAGATAGCAGCCAGTGCGAAAGCTTATCAGTGCGCTTTAATCACACCATGACATATGCTTGGGAGAGGGTAGTTGAGTTTGCTAAAATGCATTATTGTTTATCCGATAGAACGGATTCAGACTTTTGGATGGATAATAAAGACGCTAGCACTATTCCAGAAGCTCTAAAGCAGAAGTTAGCTTTATGGCAGCACTATAGTCCATTGAGTGAAGATTTATTTTCAAAATTTGAAGTCTTTAATGTCGAGAATTACCTCTATGTATTGTACGGGATGAAGTACAAAACCAAGGCGCCTCAATTAACGCCTAAATCAGCGCAAGTAGCTCAACAGCATGCGGCGCAGATAGCATTAAGAGGTAAACAACTGAGTGAACATTTACCTCGACATAGAGAGTTACTGCAAAAAATTCACCAGTATGGTTTACAAAAAATCTAA
- a CDS encoding sulfite exporter TauE/SafE family protein, which translates to MPMNRLITKIPLTSLIITITLFSSWVLWAWHTPNISQLLNSHSVFTLLGICGAIFANATGAGGGVIFIPAFSALGFSPEEAISTSFLIQCFGMTAGALTWCHHYIKQHHHNKTWHGFSTMIICCSISSIAGLWCSKLIHINAPASLHISFSLFSIILGSIIIINSLKKTNNGIATQFEAKPLFDCVLLCCIGFIGGIITAWLSVGVGEIAVIYLMLRGYCTKLSIAVGVVVSALTVWSATPITLGSDSLANFEVLLFAGPGALIGGLLAKRVALFFSVVKLKLFFAVWIILTGTIMLFIA; encoded by the coding sequence ATGCCAATGAATCGTCTAATTACCAAAATTCCACTTACGAGTTTAATTATTACAATTACCTTATTTAGCTCTTGGGTGTTATGGGCTTGGCACACACCCAATATTTCACAGCTATTGAATAGTCATAGTGTTTTTACACTGCTAGGAATATGTGGAGCTATATTTGCGAATGCGACAGGAGCGGGAGGAGGTGTAATATTTATTCCAGCATTTTCTGCATTAGGATTTAGTCCCGAAGAAGCGATATCAACCTCATTTCTGATCCAATGCTTTGGCATGACAGCTGGTGCATTAACCTGGTGCCATCATTATATAAAACAACATCATCATAACAAAACCTGGCATGGCTTCAGTACCATGATCATCTGTTGTTCGATATCCTCTATTGCAGGTTTATGGTGTAGTAAACTAATACACATTAACGCTCCTGCATCTTTACATATCAGCTTTAGCCTATTTTCAATCATTTTAGGCAGCATTATCATTATAAACAGCCTAAAAAAAACGAACAATGGCATCGCGACTCAGTTTGAGGCCAAACCTTTATTCGACTGTGTCTTATTATGTTGCATAGGCTTTATCGGTGGCATTATTACTGCTTGGTTATCTGTTGGCGTTGGAGAGATAGCGGTAATTTACTTAATGCTGCGGGGATATTGCACCAAACTGTCAATAGCGGTAGGGGTTGTAGTCAGTGCACTCACTGTTTGGTCGGCAACACCTATCACCTTAGGGTCAGACTCATTAGCCAATTTTGAGGTGTTACTTTTTGCTGGGCCAGGGGCATTAATCGGCGGATTGCTAGCCAAACGGGTCGCACTGTTTTTTTCAGTTGTGAAACTTAAGTTATTTTTTGCGGTATGGATAATATTAACCGGGACGATAATGCTGTTTATTGCTTAG